The Actinopolyspora erythraea genome has a segment encoding these proteins:
- a CDS encoding PH domain-containing protein, with product MFAPRDPDEYLLETERRVIRVRRHWACLVWDIFEAAGFLAGFMMISYLFPGENWLLQNILWYAGLFVLLRFVYQVLDWYVERIVVTDKRFMITEGILVTSVQMMPVTKVTDLTYSRSVPGRLFGYGTLIVESAGQIQALNRIEYLPNPEEVFDAISSLVFGEKKAQQDRFSMLKARRAAVGQGRTKVKAE from the coding sequence ATGTTCGCACCACGGGATCCTGACGAGTATCTGCTGGAGACCGAGCGACGGGTGATCCGAGTCCGTAGGCACTGGGCCTGTCTAGTGTGGGACATCTTCGAGGCCGCCGGTTTCCTCGCGGGCTTCATGATGATCTCCTACCTGTTCCCCGGGGAGAACTGGCTGCTGCAGAACATCCTGTGGTACGCGGGACTCTTCGTGCTGTTGCGGTTCGTGTACCAGGTACTGGACTGGTACGTGGAGCGCATCGTGGTGACCGACAAGCGGTTCATGATCACCGAGGGCATCCTGGTGACCTCGGTGCAGATGATGCCCGTGACCAAGGTCACCGACCTGACCTACTCCCGCAGCGTGCCGGGGAGGCTGTTCGGGTACGGCACGTTGATCGTGGAGTCCGCCGGGCAGATCCAGGCCCTCAACCGCATCGAGTACCTGCCCAACCCGGAAGAGGTGTTCGACGCGATCTCCTCCCTCGTCTTCGGTGAGAAGAAGGCGCAGCAGGACCGCTTCTCGATGCTCAAGGCCCGCCGCGCCGCCGTCGGCCAGGGCAGGACCAAGGTCAAGGCCGAGTAG
- a CDS encoding NUDIX hydrolase, with protein sequence MRDFGAPVIRCVGAVIHDPHGRLLLIKRANDPGQGEWSLPGGKVAPGEDDETALRREIAEETGLSVTVGPPAGRLTRPGSHYTYDIVDYSCRVSSWKLFPGDDAADAMWADHATFTTLHRSGVLTEGLAELLGQWDCLPREPRPDE encoded by the coding sequence ATGAGGGACTTCGGGGCTCCGGTGATCCGGTGCGTGGGGGCGGTGATCCACGACCCGCACGGCAGGTTGTTGTTGATCAAGCGAGCCAACGATCCTGGTCAGGGCGAGTGGTCACTTCCAGGGGGCAAGGTGGCCCCGGGAGAGGACGACGAAACGGCGCTGCGGCGTGAGATCGCCGAGGAGACGGGGCTGTCAGTCACCGTCGGCCCGCCGGCCGGGCGGTTGACGCGACCGGGATCACACTACACATACGACATCGTCGACTACTCCTGCCGAGTGAGCAGCTGGAAACTTTTCCCAGGTGACGACGCCGCTGATGCGATGTGGGCCGATCATGCGACATTCACCACACTGCACCGCTCCGGCGTGCTCACCGAAGGACTCGCCGAACTGCTGGGGCAGTGGGACTGCCTACCCCGTGAACCCCGCCCCGACGAGTGA
- the corA gene encoding magnesium/cobalt transporter CorA — translation MPSLPNLGLRNRVNRGDRGSRSAPSSGVRSASVVDCAVYVEGKRLPGEWSHEEAMAEVRSRRGGFVWIGLHEPDQERINGIAETFGLHELAVEDAVHAHQRPKLEHYDDTLFMVLKTVRYVPDRARATNSEIVSSGELMIFLGRDFVITVRHGNQAALTRVRAELERSPEQLALGPSAVLHGISDHVVDSYLEVTESIQDDIDSIETEVFAPRTSIDAEQIYLMKREVMQLRRAVMPLSQPLQRLAGDHTPHVADQVRSYFRDVEDHLATVSERVASFDELLTTLVDATLAKITLQQNTDMRKISAWVAIISTPTMIAGVYGMNFDRMPETEWAFGYPVTLLVMMVCCVMLFKIFRRNNWL, via the coding sequence GTGCCCAGTCTGCCGAACCTAGGTCTGCGTAACCGCGTCAACCGTGGTGATCGGGGCTCGCGGAGCGCTCCCAGTTCCGGGGTGCGCTCCGCGTCCGTCGTGGACTGCGCGGTCTACGTCGAGGGAAAACGGCTCCCGGGGGAGTGGAGCCACGAAGAGGCGATGGCCGAGGTCCGCAGCAGGCGGGGCGGATTCGTCTGGATCGGACTGCACGAACCGGACCAGGAACGGATCAACGGGATCGCCGAGACCTTCGGGCTGCACGAGCTCGCGGTCGAGGACGCGGTGCACGCGCACCAGCGTCCGAAGCTGGAGCACTACGACGACACGCTGTTCATGGTGCTCAAGACGGTGCGCTACGTACCGGACCGCGCCAGGGCCACGAACAGCGAGATCGTCAGCAGCGGCGAGCTCATGATCTTCCTCGGGCGGGACTTCGTGATCACGGTGCGGCACGGCAACCAGGCGGCACTGACCAGGGTGCGTGCGGAACTGGAGCGGTCCCCGGAGCAGCTGGCGCTCGGCCCCTCCGCGGTGCTCCACGGCATCTCGGACCACGTGGTGGACAGTTATCTCGAGGTCACCGAGTCGATCCAGGACGACATCGACTCGATCGAGACGGAGGTCTTCGCGCCGCGCACCAGCATCGACGCGGAACAGATCTACCTGATGAAGCGTGAGGTCATGCAACTGCGTCGTGCCGTCATGCCGCTCTCGCAACCGCTGCAGCGCCTGGCCGGCGACCACACCCCGCACGTGGCGGATCAGGTGCGCTCCTACTTCCGCGACGTCGAGGACCACCTGGCCACCGTGTCGGAGCGGGTGGCCTCCTTCGACGAACTACTGACGACGCTGGTGGACGCGACGCTGGCGAAGATCACGCTGCAGCAGAACACCGACATGCGCAAGATCTCGGCGTGGGTGGCGATCATCTCCACGCCCACCATGATCGCCGGGGTCTACGGGATGAACTTCGACAGGATGCCTGAGACCGAGTGGGCGTTCGGCTATCCCGTGACGCTGCTGGTGATGATGGTCTGCTGCGTGATGCTGTTCAAGATATTCCGCAGGAACAACTGGCTGTGA
- a CDS encoding CAP domain-containing protein, whose amino-acid sequence MAITPTRLLLAATPLTLLLGISPPEPAEEGGPTTGERTEQHVGADGDHGSGGDDRAERPGETAESDRVRRMLRLTNRARARAGCPELRLNGVLNEAARRHSAQMARRNHLGHRGTNGTDHVARARRAGYPSVYVGENVAAGNADAARTFRQLINSPGHRENILNCSFTELGVGYARDADSEWTHYWTQMFGDIAAKE is encoded by the coding sequence ATGGCCATAACGCCGACACGGCTGCTACTCGCCGCCACACCACTGACACTCCTGCTCGGCATCTCACCGCCGGAGCCCGCCGAGGAAGGCGGACCGACGACCGGTGAACGGACCGAACAGCACGTCGGGGCCGACGGCGACCACGGCTCCGGAGGTGACGACCGGGCGGAACGCCCCGGCGAAACCGCCGAGTCCGACCGGGTCCGTCGGATGCTCCGGCTGACCAACAGGGCCCGCGCTCGCGCCGGATGCCCGGAACTGCGGTTGAACGGGGTGCTGAACGAGGCCGCGCGACGGCACAGCGCGCAGATGGCGCGGCGGAACCATCTGGGGCACAGGGGAACGAACGGCACCGATCACGTCGCCCGGGCCCGGCGGGCCGGCTATCCGTCGGTCTACGTGGGGGAGAACGTGGCTGCGGGCAACGCCGACGCGGCCAGGACGTTCCGACAGTTGATCAACAGCCCGGGCCACCGCGAGAACATCCTGAACTGCTCGTTCACCGAGCTCGGGGTGGGATACGCCAGGGACGCCGACAGCGAGTGGACCCACTACTGGACCCAGATGTTCGGCGACATCGCCGCGAAGGAGTGA
- a CDS encoding general stress protein: MSSLFPGSARSAPGLPSLPTPPSGWPIGSYSTYEEAQRAVDHLADNDFPVQEVTIVGVDLMLVERVTGRLNWARVLGSGALSGGWLGLFIGLVISILTVQNPWFGPVLVVLAAGIVFGMVSAAITYASMRGRRDFSSSSQVVAGRYDVLSQPKHAEQARDMLARLAMGNQASQQ, translated from the coding sequence GTGAGCAGCCTGTTTCCCGGCTCCGCTCGGTCGGCTCCGGGGCTTCCCAGCTTGCCCACCCCGCCGAGCGGCTGGCCGATCGGCTCCTACAGCACGTACGAGGAGGCCCAGCGTGCCGTCGACCACCTCGCTGACAACGACTTTCCCGTGCAGGAAGTCACGATCGTCGGTGTCGACCTGATGCTGGTGGAACGGGTCACCGGCCGGCTGAACTGGGCACGGGTCCTGGGCAGCGGAGCGCTCTCCGGTGGCTGGCTCGGGCTGTTCATCGGCCTGGTCATCAGCATCCTCACGGTGCAGAACCCCTGGTTCGGTCCGGTGCTGGTCGTGCTGGCCGCCGGGATTGTCTTCGGCATGGTCTCGGCAGCGATCACCTACGCCTCGATGCGTGGGCGGCGCGACTTCTCTTCCTCCAGCCAGGTGGTGGCCGGGCGCTACGACGTGCTGAGCCAGCCGAAGCACGCCGAGCAGGCCCGGGACATGCTGGCCCGGCTCGCGATGGGCAACCAGGCCTCCCAGCAGTGA
- a CDS encoding CPBP family intramembrane glutamic endopeptidase, protein MSDPAANTPPNGVETRAAPAAGRTPRKGFPARVPEGTPFHLLARNSAHRWWRPAVALLVFLGLAVLASLVGLVLLVGMIVFGGPLGSLALVLPPGTHEELLSAPLTVLFLSFASLVALVPPVVLTARWVQRRGFGTVVGVLGAPRFRWLGETMLWASLVFGALFAMSAALQSAAGVPVLAFPGWRAYLAVALTALLVVPAQSAAEELVFRGLLLQTLTAWLRTPWPGIVLSSVLFLFAHGYTDPLVWGELFLMAASMCWLSVRTGGLEAAVAMHTANNSLSLLVAGLGGVPSVQQSGDYQVIQVLPMAVAILIYTWVIDRRASRRGLDTVVGGRVRISPLTLAPRG, encoded by the coding sequence GTGTCCGACCCCGCCGCGAACACGCCGCCGAACGGCGTTGAGACCCGTGCGGCCCCCGCAGCCGGGCGTACCCCCCGGAAGGGGTTCCCGGCCCGGGTGCCGGAGGGAACCCCCTTCCACCTGCTCGCGCGCAACTCGGCTCACCGCTGGTGGCGTCCCGCCGTCGCGCTGCTCGTGTTCCTCGGGTTGGCGGTGCTCGCCTCGCTGGTCGGGCTCGTCCTGCTGGTGGGCATGATCGTGTTCGGCGGCCCGCTCGGATCGTTGGCCCTGGTGCTGCCGCCCGGCACCCACGAGGAACTGCTGTCGGCCCCGTTGACGGTGCTGTTCCTCAGCTTCGCCTCGCTGGTCGCCCTCGTTCCCCCGGTGGTGCTGACCGCGCGCTGGGTGCAGCGGCGCGGGTTCGGCACCGTTGTCGGCGTCCTCGGCGCACCTCGGTTCCGCTGGCTCGGTGAGACGATGCTCTGGGCCTCACTGGTGTTCGGCGCGCTGTTCGCGATGAGCGCCGCGCTGCAGTCGGCCGCGGGGGTGCCGGTGCTCGCGTTTCCCGGCTGGCGGGCTTACCTGGCGGTGGCGCTGACTGCGCTGCTGGTGGTGCCCGCGCAGAGCGCCGCGGAGGAACTCGTCTTCCGTGGTCTGCTGCTGCAGACGCTGACGGCGTGGCTGCGGACTCCCTGGCCCGGGATCGTGCTGTCGTCGGTGCTGTTCCTGTTCGCACACGGCTACACCGATCCGCTCGTGTGGGGCGAGCTCTTCCTGATGGCGGCGAGCATGTGCTGGCTGAGCGTACGCACGGGTGGACTGGAGGCGGCCGTGGCCATGCACACCGCCAACAACAGCCTGAGCCTGCTCGTCGCCGGGCTCGGCGGGGTTCCCAGCGTGCAGCAGTCCGGGGACTACCAGGTGATCCAGGTGCTGCCCATGGCCGTCGCGATCCTGATCTACACCTGGGTGATCGACCGGAGGGCCTCGCGTCGCGGTCTGGACACCGTCGTCGGCGGGCGGGTCCGGATCAGCCCGCTCACGCTCGCCCCTCGCGGGTGA
- a CDS encoding patatin-like protein: MSSAEPNSHSSRQLRLALALRGGASMAVWIGGAVGEIDRLRRWAPVNGSSTQEESPRHPWAELAELAGYESVEVDVLAGTSAGGLNATLLSASLVYGMPFTAMRRAWIRLADLEAMTRPVPRPWQPRPESLLEGDEYFRAELTELLTEQIGRDRETESVERVELLLTGTLLDPVTERHFDAVGREFGKARRRAMFRFRHRGRPGEPLSDFGPAERARSTARQLAQAARATSSFPFAFEPAVFRSDDPDQPRQPERHDSRSSAPTPNLYGRFSETATSADRRFRVIDGGVLDNIPVTAAVEAIRQVEADAPTERWLLYLNPEPDSPRSDTRRERFARAVTATALRAKLGQESLLTDIDSIGRHNESVRRANGRREAVLTELAVTPRSRRARLLSDRVMAVSGEYAEQLAEVRAAHVYGLLTAPEDTTGTPLLPPVPRQPLEGWPATACTALRERLVDEYRSHARRRPGEVFDDVRTLLSAVDECLRWVRELQAHRRSERTATVKASLYRLRTVAEALRGQTDRCWIHAAGTEPVFVRAELDGWIECVLDRHHRLQHALPSPVGALLAPLLDSVLDEEPEAGSPFRQRLAEFNAELSAIVDSSGEEAAAADVGVDAVAESWSTLERLVGDLVAATTPADLVEVDRTTRCLLELAADVDPMRLLHELVVLTTPVEFDTGADSRILLHRLAADSSSPLPFTALRDSGGEIPLADKVRGSGMGNFAAFLSAKWRANDWMWGRLDAVAGLVPMLVDPDRLVRHNGALGPDGLGDALRRILSRPTSAELGELDEASAERWHEFLTERWAEHAGAVRAELEALFANPADEHPLTVTRRAVVERLQWTVAAEEVPFVTAVASGADPNAGDARPVRDPRRLDEQVRGYDVGKQRPADLAERRLASTATRCALLAHRALFPGWKGFRRALASTGMILLKPLTMLLALALAAPRRAALGAVLSGSAVALTESTPPSAREYALDTLRQAGSVTELHTWRWLRVVELSDSPPGPLGCIAALLAVVAAVRWGWLVNSNSVAAATRSLIGLAAAGLLVALGYWLFGLGVRLGPLGLLLAGAGITWYATFALRTGGRIAATLLAAVIPGALLVPAVLQSWSVSFWILLALLVTAWGQTTLLSVADVLEPRPRGSLDTPAAT; the protein is encoded by the coding sequence GTGTCCAGTGCTGAGCCGAACTCGCACTCTTCCCGGCAGCTGCGCCTCGCCCTGGCGTTGCGCGGCGGCGCCAGCATGGCAGTCTGGATCGGCGGAGCGGTCGGCGAGATCGACCGGTTGCGCCGCTGGGCCCCGGTGAACGGCTCCTCGACCCAGGAGGAGAGCCCACGCCACCCCTGGGCCGAGCTGGCCGAGCTCGCGGGGTACGAATCCGTCGAGGTGGACGTGCTCGCGGGCACTTCGGCGGGAGGTCTCAACGCGACGTTGCTTTCGGCCTCACTGGTCTACGGCATGCCGTTCACGGCCATGCGCCGCGCCTGGATCCGACTGGCCGACCTGGAGGCGATGACGCGTCCCGTCCCCCGGCCGTGGCAGCCCAGGCCGGAGTCACTGCTGGAGGGCGACGAGTACTTCCGCGCGGAACTGACCGAACTGCTCACCGAGCAGATCGGACGGGACCGCGAGACCGAGTCGGTCGAGCGCGTCGAGCTGCTGCTTACCGGAACACTGCTGGACCCGGTGACCGAGCGCCACTTCGACGCGGTGGGGAGGGAGTTCGGCAAGGCCCGCAGGCGAGCGATGTTCCGGTTCCGCCACCGGGGCAGGCCCGGCGAACCCCTCAGCGACTTCGGCCCGGCCGAACGGGCCCGGAGTACCGCACGGCAACTGGCGCAGGCCGCCCGGGCCACCTCGTCCTTCCCGTTCGCCTTCGAGCCCGCCGTGTTCCGCTCCGACGACCCCGACCAACCGCGGCAGCCGGAGCGCCACGACTCGCGGAGCTCCGCGCCGACGCCCAACCTGTACGGCCGGTTCTCCGAGACGGCAACCTCGGCCGATCGGCGGTTCCGGGTCATCGACGGTGGAGTGTTGGACAACATCCCCGTCACGGCCGCGGTCGAGGCCATCCGGCAGGTCGAGGCCGACGCGCCGACCGAGCGCTGGCTGCTCTACCTCAACCCGGAACCGGACTCACCGCGCTCCGACACCCGCAGGGAGCGGTTCGCCCGGGCGGTGACGGCCACGGCACTGCGGGCCAAGCTCGGGCAGGAGAGCCTGCTGACGGACATCGACAGCATCGGCAGGCACAACGAGTCGGTTCGGCGGGCCAACGGGCGGCGCGAGGCGGTGCTCACCGAGCTCGCGGTGACGCCGCGATCCCGGCGCGCCCGGCTGCTCAGCGACCGAGTGATGGCCGTGTCCGGTGAGTACGCCGAACAGCTCGCCGAAGTCCGCGCCGCCCACGTGTACGGACTGCTCACCGCCCCCGAGGACACCACCGGCACCCCGCTGCTGCCCCCCGTGCCGAGACAGCCGCTGGAGGGGTGGCCCGCGACCGCGTGCACCGCGCTGCGGGAGCGACTGGTCGACGAGTACCGCTCGCACGCCCGGCGACGTCCCGGGGAGGTCTTCGACGACGTGCGCACGTTGCTGTCCGCGGTGGACGAATGCCTGCGCTGGGTCCGCGAACTGCAGGCGCACCGCCGTTCGGAGCGGACGGCCACGGTCAAGGCGTCACTGTACCGGCTGCGTACCGTCGCCGAGGCTCTGCGCGGCCAGACCGACCGCTGCTGGATCCACGCCGCGGGCACCGAGCCCGTTTTCGTGCGCGCCGAACTGGACGGCTGGATCGAGTGCGTGCTCGACCGCCACCACCGGTTGCAGCACGCGCTGCCCTCCCCGGTGGGAGCGCTGCTGGCGCCGTTGCTGGACAGCGTGCTCGACGAGGAGCCCGAGGCGGGTTCCCCGTTCCGGCAGCGGCTCGCCGAGTTCAACGCGGAGCTGTCGGCCATCGTGGACTCCTCGGGTGAGGAGGCCGCGGCGGCCGACGTCGGAGTCGACGCCGTCGCCGAGAGCTGGTCCACCCTGGAACGCCTGGTCGGCGACCTGGTAGCCGCCACCACACCGGCTGATCTGGTCGAGGTGGACAGGACCACGCGTTGCCTGCTCGAACTCGCCGCCGACGTCGACCCGATGCGACTGCTGCACGAGCTGGTCGTGCTCACCACACCCGTGGAATTCGACACCGGGGCCGACTCGCGGATCCTGCTGCACCGCCTGGCCGCGGACAGCTCCAGCCCGCTGCCGTTCACGGCGCTGCGCGACTCCGGCGGTGAGATTCCGCTCGCCGACAAGGTGCGCGGTTCGGGCATGGGCAATTTCGCCGCCTTCCTGTCCGCCAAGTGGCGTGCCAACGACTGGATGTGGGGCAGGTTGGACGCCGTGGCCGGGCTGGTTCCGATGCTGGTCGACCCCGACCGTCTGGTCCGCCACAACGGAGCCCTCGGGCCCGACGGACTCGGCGACGCGCTGCGGCGAATCCTGAGCAGGCCGACCAGCGCGGAACTGGGCGAGCTCGACGAGGCCAGCGCCGAGCGGTGGCACGAGTTCCTCACCGAGCGCTGGGCGGAGCACGCCGGGGCGGTGCGGGCCGAACTCGAAGCGCTCTTCGCCAATCCGGCCGACGAGCACCCGCTGACGGTGACGCGCCGCGCCGTGGTGGAAAGGTTGCAGTGGACCGTCGCCGCCGAGGAAGTGCCGTTCGTGACCGCCGTGGCCTCCGGAGCCGATCCGAACGCGGGCGATGCCCGGCCCGTGCGGGACCCGAGACGGCTGGACGAGCAGGTACGCGGCTACGACGTGGGCAAACAGCGCCCCGCCGATCTCGCGGAACGGCGGTTGGCCTCCACCGCGACCCGGTGCGCGCTGCTCGCCCATCGGGCGCTGTTCCCCGGCTGGAAGGGGTTCCGCCGCGCCCTCGCCAGCACGGGCATGATCCTGCTCAAGCCGCTGACGATGTTGCTGGCCCTCGCGCTCGCCGCCCCTCGCCGCGCCGCTCTCGGTGCGGTGCTCAGCGGGTCCGCCGTGGCGCTGACCGAGTCCACGCCCCCCTCGGCGCGGGAGTACGCGCTCGACACGTTGCGACAGGCGGGAAGCGTCACCGAGCTCCACACGTGGCGGTGGCTGCGCGTGGTCGAGCTGTCCGACTCGCCGCCCGGCCCGCTGGGTTGCATCGCCGCCCTGCTGGCGGTGGTGGCCGCCGTGCGCTGGGGTTGGCTGGTGAACTCGAACAGTGTCGCGGCAGCGACCCGGTCGTTGATCGGACTGGCCGCCGCCGGGCTCCTGGTGGCGCTCGGCTACTGGCTGTTCGGGCTCGGAGTGCGGTTGGGACCGCTGGGGCTGCTGCTGGCCGGTGCGGGAATCACCTGGTACGCCACCTTCGCGCTGCGCACCGGCGGCAGGATCGCCGCGACCCTCCTCGCGGCGGTGATCCCCGGCGCGCTGCTGGTTCCGGCGGTACTGCAGAGCTGGTCGGTGTCGTTCTGGATTCTGCTCGCACTGCTCGTCACCGCATGGGGGCAGACGACGCTGCTGAGCGTCGCCGACGTGCTCGAACCCAGGCCGCGCGGCTCGCTCGACACGCCCGCCGCGACGTGA
- a CDS encoding ferredoxin, whose amino-acid sequence MKVAVDEDRCCGAGQCVLLAPEVFDQRDEDGIVELLDPEPSEDRATDVRHAASVCPARAIHVAE is encoded by the coding sequence ATGAAGGTCGCCGTCGACGAGGACAGGTGCTGCGGTGCCGGGCAGTGCGTGCTGCTGGCGCCCGAGGTGTTCGACCAGCGTGACGAGGACGGCATCGTCGAACTACTCGACCCCGAGCCCTCCGAGGACCGGGCCACCGACGTTCGCCACGCCGCGTCGGTGTGCCCGGCCAGGGCCATCCACGTCGCGGAGTGA
- a CDS encoding TetR/AcrR family transcriptional regulator codes for MTGRTVREERINATRQAILLAAERLFAEHGVLAVSNRQISEAAEQGNNTAVSYHFGTKADLVRAIVRKRNEPVEGLRIQRLKEVGDSTRVRDWVACLVRPSAENLAALGNPTWFARFSAQVMTEPSLRDIAIEESMSSPAMHRILEGLHRCLPDLPDEIRAERSDMARQLIVHTYAERERALAEGTPTPRASWQEAATGLIDAITGLWLAPVTDSP; via the coding sequence ATGACTGGCAGAACCGTGAGGGAAGAGCGCATCAACGCCACCCGGCAGGCGATCCTGCTCGCGGCCGAACGACTGTTCGCCGAGCACGGCGTGCTGGCCGTGTCCAACCGGCAGATCAGCGAGGCGGCCGAGCAGGGCAACAACACCGCCGTCAGCTACCACTTCGGAACCAAGGCGGACCTGGTCCGGGCCATCGTGCGCAAGCGAAACGAGCCGGTCGAGGGGCTGCGCATCCAACGGCTCAAGGAGGTCGGCGACAGCACTCGGGTCCGCGACTGGGTCGCCTGCCTGGTGCGCCCGAGCGCGGAGAACCTGGCGGCGTTGGGCAACCCCACCTGGTTCGCCAGGTTCAGCGCACAGGTCATGACCGAGCCCTCGCTGCGCGACATCGCCATCGAGGAGTCGATGAGCTCGCCCGCGATGCACCGGATCCTCGAAGGACTGCACCGCTGCCTTCCCGACCTGCCCGACGAGATCCGCGCCGAGCGTTCCGACATGGCCCGGCAACTGATCGTGCACACCTACGCCGAACGCGAACGCGCCCTGGCAGAGGGGACTCCCACCCCCAGGGCCAGCTGGCAGGAGGCGGCCACCGGGCTGATCGACGCGATCACCGGGCTGTGGCTGGCACCGGTCACCGACTCCCCGTGA
- a CDS encoding cytochrome P450: MAHEEDGQPLDYPIPNPAPLEPPEEWERLRQRCPVAEVRLPSGDGAKLVTRHEDVKQVLSDPRFTRLLDAADAARISDDESGGVFNTSMAAALPQTGEPHLRWRRMVSKWFTARRVTALRPGIEETTERLVDDMVERGAPADLKAALGFPLPVYVICDLLGVPASDRDRFSHWSDTLLNLTRYGEEEIRVAQREFAEYMAAHVEAKRSEPGEDLISSLIAETDPDGRGMSNEELVATGQGLLVAGHETTANMIGKMVSALLADRRRWERLLGDRSLVRGTVEEALRFDANPGFGMPRYITEDVEIADTRLPRGSTVVCSMASANRDESVFESADEMVLDRAPNPHLAFGSGAHSCLGQALARTELQGVLEVLLRRLPSLELAVPAEELRQVEGLVVGGLREVPVRW; the protein is encoded by the coding sequence ATGGCTCACGAGGAGGATGGGCAGCCGCTGGACTACCCCATCCCGAACCCGGCACCCCTGGAGCCGCCGGAGGAGTGGGAGCGGCTGCGGCAGCGGTGCCCCGTGGCGGAAGTGCGACTGCCCAGCGGGGACGGGGCCAAGCTGGTGACGCGCCACGAGGACGTCAAACAGGTGCTGTCCGACCCCCGCTTCACCCGCCTGCTCGACGCGGCGGACGCGGCCCGGATCTCGGACGACGAGTCCGGCGGAGTGTTCAACACCTCGATGGCCGCCGCGCTGCCGCAGACCGGTGAGCCACACCTGCGCTGGCGGCGGATGGTGAGCAAGTGGTTCACGGCCAGACGCGTGACCGCGCTGCGGCCGGGCATCGAGGAAACGACCGAACGGCTCGTCGACGACATGGTCGAGCGCGGCGCGCCCGCCGACCTCAAGGCGGCCCTGGGGTTTCCGCTGCCGGTCTACGTCATCTGCGACCTGCTGGGGGTGCCGGCCTCCGACCGGGACAGGTTCTCCCACTGGTCGGACACGCTGCTGAACCTGACCCGCTACGGCGAGGAGGAGATCAGGGTCGCCCAGCGCGAGTTCGCCGAGTACATGGCCGCCCACGTCGAGGCCAAGCGGTCCGAACCCGGTGAGGACCTGATCAGCTCGCTCATCGCCGAGACCGACCCCGACGGGCGGGGGATGTCGAACGAGGAACTGGTGGCCACCGGGCAGGGACTGCTGGTGGCCGGGCACGAGACCACCGCCAACATGATCGGCAAGATGGTGTCCGCGCTGCTCGCCGACCGGCGACGGTGGGAGCGGCTGCTCGGGGACCGCTCGCTGGTGCGCGGCACCGTGGAGGAGGCACTGCGGTTCGACGCCAACCCCGGATTCGGGATGCCGCGCTACATCACCGAGGACGTGGAGATCGCCGACACCCGGCTTCCGCGCGGCAGCACGGTCGTTTGCAGCATGGCCTCGGCCAACCGCGACGAGTCCGTCTTCGAGAGCGCCGACGAGATGGTCCTGGACCGCGCCCCCAACCCCCATCTGGCCTTCGGCTCCGGGGCGCACTCCTGTCTGGGGCAGGCACTGGCCCGCACCGAGCTGCAGGGGGTGCTCGAAGTACTGCTGCGCAGGCTCCCCTCGCTGGAACTCGCCGTGCCGGCCGAGGAGCTGCGACAGGTCGAGGGACTGGTGGTCGGCGGACTGCGCGAAGTGCCGGTGCGATGGTGA